The following are from one region of the Oncorhynchus kisutch isolate 150728-3 unplaced genomic scaffold, Okis_V2 scaffold1833, whole genome shotgun sequence genome:
- the LOC109885241 gene encoding interferon gamma 1-like: protein MDVLSRAVMCFCLIAWMTLGWSNAAQYTSINMKSNIDKLKVHYKISKDQLFNGNPVFPKDTFEDSERRVLMSVVLDVYLSIFSQMLNQTGDQEMIESLKYVKGKIQDLQKHYFLGRIPELRTHLQNLWAIETSDTTVQGKALSEFITIYEKASKLALKFHLKKDNRRKRRQAQRLKSHIM from the exons ATGGATGTGTTATCAAGAGCTGTGATGTGTTTCTGCTTGATTGCCTGGATGACTTTAGGATGGAGTAATGCTGCTCAGTACACATCAATTAACATGAAGAGCAACATAGACAAACTGAAAGTCCACTAT AAGATCTCCAAGGACCAGCTGTTCAACGGAAACCCTGTTTTCCCCAAGGACACGTTTGAG gaCAGTGAGCGGAGGGTGTTGATGAGTGTGGTTCTGGACGTGTATCTGAGTATCTTCAGCCAGATGCTGAACCAGACGGGGGACCAGGAAATGATTGAGAGTCTGAAATATGTCAAGGGGAAAATTCAGGATCTCCAGAAACACTATTTCCTGGGGAGGATACCTGAGCTGAGGACACACCTGCAGAACCTGTGGGCCATCGAG ACCAGTGACACCACAGTCCAGGGGAAGGCTCTGTCCGAGTTCATTACCATCTACGAGAAAGCCTCCAAACTGGCCCTTAAGTTCCATCTGAAGAAGGACAACCGCAGGAAGAGACGGCAAGCCCAGAGGCTCAAATCACACATCATGTAG